A genomic window from Streptococcus sanguinis includes:
- a CDS encoding phosphodiester glycosidase family protein: MKFLKKRYAYASIFGLLLTASFSYSMLKTFVIAETISTVSSASSSSNVEAASKAAETATVTDTSYSDDNISVTLTEKTVSNTQVYIADVTVSSSEYLKTAFAQNTYGNNVTAKTSETAANNNAILAVNGDYYGANTTGYVIRNGVVYRDTVREDSSNGDLAIYKDGSFKIIYEDQVSADQLVKDGVVNLLAFGPALVENGEIVVDTNSEVGQSMSSNPRTAIGIIDENHYIIIVSDGRTSESEGLSLYQMAEIMKSYGVKTAYNLDGGGSSTLYFNGQVINKPTTNGNTISERSVSDIVYIGY; encoded by the coding sequence ATGAAATTTTTAAAGAAACGCTATGCCTATGCCTCCATTTTCGGGCTACTTCTGACAGCTTCTTTCAGCTACTCCATGCTGAAAACCTTCGTCATCGCAGAGACCATTTCCACGGTTTCAAGCGCAAGTTCGTCGTCCAATGTCGAGGCTGCCAGCAAGGCTGCGGAAACAGCGACTGTGACAGATACCAGCTATTCAGACGACAACATCTCGGTCACACTGACTGAAAAGACCGTCAGCAACACCCAAGTCTACATCGCTGACGTGACCGTCAGCTCATCAGAATACCTGAAAACGGCCTTTGCCCAAAACACCTACGGAAACAATGTCACTGCCAAAACCTCGGAAACAGCTGCCAACAACAATGCTATCCTAGCGGTTAACGGCGACTACTACGGAGCCAATACAACTGGTTATGTCATCCGCAATGGCGTCGTCTACCGCGATACCGTCCGAGAAGACTCCAGCAATGGTGATTTGGCTATTTACAAAGACGGCTCCTTCAAGATTATCTATGAAGACCAAGTCTCTGCCGATCAACTGGTCAAAGACGGTGTGGTCAATCTCTTGGCCTTCGGCCCAGCTCTTGTAGAAAATGGTGAGATTGTCGTTGATACCAACTCTGAAGTCGGCCAGTCCATGTCTTCCAATCCACGGACAGCTATCGGTATCATTGATGAAAACCACTACATCATCATCGTTTCAGACGGACGCACCTCAGAAAGCGAGGGACTTTCCCTCTACCAGATGGCAGAAATCATGAAATCTTACGGTGTCAAGACCGCCTACAACCTTGATGGCGGCGGCTCCTCTACACTTTACTTTAACGGTCAGGTCATTAACAAACCTACAACCAACGGAAATACTATCTCAGAAAGGTCGGTGAGTGATATTGTCTACATCGGTTACTAA
- a CDS encoding glycosyltransferase gives MDMDYLVIPAYEPDYNLIKLIKKIHHKSDFHIIIIDDGSSSKCQIVFEQAEQYATVLRHQVNQGKGQALKTAFTFIQALKIYGTVVTADADGQHKVWDIFRVAAKASENPNQLILGARAFTGKVPLRSRFGNSLTRALFKAQTGVGVSDTQTGLRAFTTNMIPFMLKVEGQRYEYEMNMLLETSKEYHILEVPIETVYINDNQGSHFRPIRDGLMIYKNIFKFALTSLSSFVVDYIVYALALLFLAAVPTSLRILLANGIARVTSSIFNYSTNKKLVFKNDDSILKTGTGYFSLAVVLFILDTLLIRLFYAVFGLNLLIVKIIVGILLFTVSWMVQKRFIFKERTHTAS, from the coding sequence ATGGATATGGATTATCTAGTGATTCCGGCCTATGAGCCTGATTATAATCTTATTAAGCTGATAAAAAAAATTCACCATAAGAGTGATTTTCATATCATTATTATCGACGACGGCAGCTCTTCCAAATGCCAGATAGTCTTTGAGCAGGCAGAGCAGTACGCGACCGTGCTCCGTCATCAGGTCAATCAAGGCAAGGGGCAAGCCCTGAAAACTGCTTTTACCTTTATCCAAGCACTGAAAATCTATGGAACGGTGGTAACAGCAGATGCGGATGGCCAGCACAAGGTCTGGGATATTTTCCGCGTAGCGGCCAAGGCTTCTGAAAATCCCAATCAGCTGATTCTGGGAGCACGCGCCTTTACTGGCAAGGTGCCTCTGCGCAGCCGCTTCGGCAACAGTCTGACTCGGGCTCTCTTCAAAGCCCAAACTGGCGTGGGTGTCTCCGATACTCAGACAGGCTTACGAGCCTTTACGACCAACATGATTCCATTTATGCTAAAGGTAGAGGGGCAGCGCTATGAGTATGAAATGAACATGCTCTTAGAAACCAGCAAGGAATATCACATTTTGGAAGTGCCCATTGAGACGGTCTATATCAATGATAATCAAGGCTCCCACTTCCGACCAATTCGGGATGGGCTCATGATTTATAAAAATATTTTTAAATTCGCCCTGACTTCTCTCAGCAGTTTCGTCGTCGACTACATCGTCTATGCACTGGCTCTCTTGTTTTTAGCTGCCGTGCCGACCAGCCTGAGAATTCTTTTAGCTAACGGGATTGCCCGCGTGACCAGCTCAATCTTTAATTACTCGACCAATAAAAAGCTGGTCTTTAAGAATGACGACAGTATACTCAAGACAGGAACTGGCTATTTCAGCTTAGCTGTGGTGCTCTTTATCTTAGATACACTGCTGATTCGCCTCTTCTATGCTGTCTTTGGTCTCAATCTTCTAATTGTCAAAATCATCGTCGGCATCTTACTCTTTACCGTCTCCTGGATGGTGCAAAAGAGATTTATTTTTAAGGAAAGGACACACACCGCATCATGA
- a CDS encoding PrsW family intramembrane metalloprotease, with the protein MKKNIVLFIFLLLSAIGLEYETQAYTTGSMSGTSYGIIGLSALLALLYIVPALLLIRQLGKKWQTPVLSLGVALLGGLFISGWTSGLANTYIHEWVSTSFPNTLLSDLENAIAAPLVEEPLKLLAVAFAVYLVPVKKLKSFLLLGITAGMGFQISEDFSYILSDLPEGFSFTISGILGRITGGVASHWLYTALTTLGLALMLRYANTQKNYFRAGLFYFLAAFVLHFFWNSPLTAIETDIPIIVPAMTALAVFIFYQAYRTAYKIDQEELGGE; encoded by the coding sequence ATGAAGAAAAATATTGTTCTTTTCATTTTTCTCCTTCTGAGCGCGATTGGCTTAGAATACGAGACACAAGCCTATACTACTGGCAGTATGTCAGGTACTTCCTATGGGATAATCGGACTATCAGCCCTCTTGGCCCTGCTCTATATCGTCCCTGCCCTGCTCTTGATTCGCCAACTGGGTAAAAAATGGCAGACGCCTGTACTTAGCCTTGGGGTAGCTCTGCTAGGTGGCCTTTTCATCTCGGGCTGGACTTCTGGCCTAGCAAACACCTATATCCATGAGTGGGTCAGCACCAGCTTCCCCAACACGCTGCTCAGTGACCTAGAAAATGCCATCGCAGCTCCGCTGGTTGAAGAACCCCTTAAGCTGTTGGCAGTTGCCTTCGCTGTCTACCTAGTCCCCGTCAAGAAGCTCAAATCCTTTTTGCTGCTGGGTATTACGGCTGGCATGGGCTTTCAGATTAGCGAGGACTTCTCCTATATCCTCTCTGACCTGCCCGAAGGCTTCTCCTTCACTATCTCTGGTATCCTAGGTCGTATCACTGGCGGCGTCGCCTCTCACTGGCTCTACACCGCCCTAACCACCCTCGGTCTGGCACTCATGCTGCGCTATGCCAATACTCAGAAAAACTACTTCCGAGCTGGCCTCTTCTACTTCCTAGCAGCCTTCGTCCTCCACTTCTTCTGGAACTCACCGCTGACTGCTATCGAAACGGATATCCCAATCATCGTACCGGCCATGACTGCTCTGGCTGTCTTTATCTTTTACCAAGCCTACCGAACAGCCTATAAAATTGACCAAGAAGAATTGGGAGGGGAATAA